In the Leptotrichia sp. oral taxon 847 genome, one interval contains:
- a CDS encoding nucleotidyltransferase domain-containing protein has translation MIEKILEKFKNDNRVEAIALGGSRAGENFDEKSDYDIYVYYNEMIPEKERKEIYLEICSKIEIGNHYWEYEDNGVLNDGVEFDVVYRKLDDFINGISYVVDKCNSHNGYTTCMWHNLIKCKILFDRNKKLEKYQKQYSIDYPKKLKENIILRNMNLLSDALPAYKGQIKKATGRDDVVSINHRITEFLASYFDIIFALNELTHPGEKRLVEISLKKCKKLPKNFSQNIENLLKNIAVNNENVNFYIQEIVRELKEILK, from the coding sequence ATGATAGAAAAAATTTTAGAAAAATTTAAAAATGACAATAGAGTAGAAGCAATAGCGCTTGGTGGCTCAAGAGCGGGAGAAAATTTTGATGAGAAGTCGGACTACGATATCTATGTTTATTACAATGAAATGATACCTGAAAAAGAGCGCAAAGAAATTTATTTGGAAATCTGTTCAAAAATTGAAATTGGCAACCATTATTGGGAATATGAAGATAACGGAGTTTTGAATGACGGAGTGGAATTTGATGTGGTTTACAGAAAACTAGACGATTTTATAAATGGAATTTCTTATGTAGTCGATAAATGTAATTCTCATAACGGATATACAACTTGTATGTGGCATAATTTGATAAAGTGCAAAATTCTTTTTGACAGAAACAAAAAGCTTGAAAAATATCAAAAACAGTACAGCATAGATTATCCTAAAAAGTTGAAAGAAAATATAATTTTACGAAATATGAATTTATTGTCTGATGCTCTTCCAGCGTATAAAGGTCAGATAAAAAAGGCAACTGGAAGAGATGATGTTGTGAGTATAAATCATAGAATAACAGAATTTTTGGCTTCATATTTTGATATCATTTTTGCATTAAATGAGTTAACTCATCCAGGAGAAAAAAGACTTGTGGAAATTTCTTTGAAAAAATGTAAAAAATTACCGAAAAATTTTTCTCAAAATATAGAAAATTTATTAAAGAATATTGCTGTAAATAATGAAAATGTAAATTTTTATATACAAGAAATTGTGAGAGAATTAAAAGAAATTTTAAAATAA
- the purH gene encoding bifunctional phosphoribosylaminoimidazolecarboxamide formyltransferase/IMP cyclohydrolase → MKKRALISVFDKTGILEFAQFLDKKGVEIISTGGTYKYLKENGLSVIDVSQVTNFKEMLDGRVKTLHPNIHGGILAIRDNKEHMDTIAKEGIETIDYVVVNLYPFFREVQTDKTFDEKIEFIDIGGPTMLRSAAKSFKDVTVICETEDYAVVMEEMEKDGEVSYKTKKRLAGKVFNLTSAYDAAISNFLLEEEYPKYLNVSYEKKFNLRYGENPHQSSAYYVSTIENGSMKDIKQLNGKELSFNNIRDMDIAWKVVGEFDGPAACAIKHSTPCGVAVADDIFTAYKKAHDCDPVSIFGGIVALNREVNKETAEELKKIFLEIVIAPSFADEALEILKTKKNLRVIECKTPKPQDKFDYVKVDGGILVQGTNNKMIDEINVVTEKQPTEKEKADMELGMKVVKYVKSNAIVVVKDGMAIGVGTGQTNRIWSTEHALQHAQEKVGKNLTGAVLASDAFFPFRDCVDTAAKTGIKAIIQPGGSIRDKESIDACNEHGITMVFTGIRHFKH, encoded by the coding sequence ATGAAAAAAAGAGCATTAATAAGCGTTTTTGATAAAACGGGAATTTTAGAATTTGCACAGTTTTTAGATAAAAAAGGTGTGGAAATCATCTCAACAGGAGGAACTTATAAATATTTGAAGGAAAATGGGCTTTCTGTAATAGATGTTTCACAAGTTACGAATTTTAAAGAAATGTTGGATGGAAGGGTAAAAACTTTGCATCCGAATATTCATGGTGGAATTTTGGCGATTAGAGATAATAAAGAGCACATGGATACGATTGCAAAAGAAGGAATTGAAACAATTGATTATGTTGTTGTTAATCTTTATCCGTTCTTTAGGGAAGTTCAAACTGACAAAACTTTTGATGAAAAAATTGAATTTATTGATATAGGTGGGCCTACAATGCTTCGTTCAGCTGCAAAATCATTTAAAGATGTTACGGTTATTTGCGAAACTGAAGATTATGCAGTAGTTATGGAAGAAATGGAAAAAGATGGAGAAGTTTCTTATAAAACTAAAAAAAGATTGGCTGGAAAAGTATTTAATTTGACATCAGCTTATGATGCGGCTATTTCTAATTTCTTATTGGAAGAAGAATACCCTAAATATTTGAATGTTTCATACGAAAAAAAATTCAATTTGAGATATGGGGAAAATCCTCATCAATCTTCAGCTTACTATGTTTCAACTATTGAGAATGGAAGTATGAAAGATATTAAACAATTAAACGGGAAAGAACTGTCATTTAACAATATTAGGGATATGGACATCGCTTGGAAAGTGGTTGGAGAATTTGATGGTCCAGCGGCTTGTGCAATAAAACACTCAACTCCTTGTGGTGTGGCTGTTGCAGATGATATTTTCACAGCGTACAAAAAAGCTCACGATTGTGATCCAGTATCGATTTTTGGCGGAATTGTGGCACTTAATAGAGAAGTTAATAAAGAAACTGCCGAAGAATTGAAAAAAATCTTCTTGGAAATCGTAATTGCACCTTCATTTGCAGATGAAGCGTTGGAAATCTTAAAAACTAAGAAAAACTTGAGAGTTATCGAATGTAAAACTCCAAAACCTCAAGATAAATTCGATTATGTAAAAGTTGATGGTGGAATTTTGGTTCAAGGAACAAATAATAAAATGATTGATGAAATAAATGTTGTTACTGAAAAACAACCTACTGAAAAAGAAAAAGCTGATATGGAATTAGGAATGAAAGTTGTAAAATATGTAAAATCAAATGCGATTGTAGTTGTTAAAGACGGAATGGCAATCGGTGTAGGAACTGGTCAAACTAACAGAATTTGGTCAACAGAACACGCATTGCAACATGCTCAGGAAAAAGTTGGAAAGAACTTGACAGGTGCAGTATTGGCGTCAGATGCTTTCTTTCCGTTCAGAGATTGCGTAGACACAGCTGCAAAAACCGGAATTAAAGCAATTATACAACCAGGTGGATCAATTAGAGATAAAGAATCAATTGACGCTTGTAATGAACACGGAATAACAATGGTATTTACTGGAATTAGACATTTTAAACATTAA
- a CDS encoding tetratricopeptide repeat protein, whose translation MKRKFLIFAMFLFAFSMGYAVNGNEEFLKANNFLEQKKYKEAEKYFFEALKKGNPNAYNALGYLYYVQGNFEKAEYYFLKDLNTITDEEEKKIVKYNLAFLYVKQNKEEKAEKILRSIKNDDIFVYYFLEDMYYKNADYKNALKYSKKALEKGNKFSINDIVIISNKSKKLDNEVMELVKQEYEKGNIYAYGFYGLIIKNTNLKRRRKNLQIRN comes from the coding sequence GTGAAAAGAAAATTTTTAATATTTGCAATGTTTTTATTTGCTTTTTCGATGGGATATGCTGTGAATGGGAATGAAGAATTTTTGAAAGCGAATAATTTTCTTGAGCAAAAAAAATATAAAGAGGCTGAGAAATATTTTTTTGAAGCATTAAAAAAAGGGAACCCAAATGCTTATAATGCTTTAGGTTATCTTTATTATGTTCAAGGGAATTTTGAAAAGGCAGAATACTACTTTTTAAAAGATTTGAATACTATTACAGATGAAGAAGAGAAAAAAATAGTAAAATATAATTTAGCATTTTTATATGTTAAACAAAATAAAGAGGAAAAAGCGGAAAAAATATTAAGATCAATAAAAAATGATGATATTTTTGTTTATTATTTTTTAGAAGACATGTACTATAAAAATGCAGACTATAAAAATGCTTTAAAATATTCTAAAAAAGCATTAGAAAAAGGAAATAAATTTTCAATAAATGATATTGTTATAATTTCAAATAAATCAAAAAAATTAGATAATGAAGTAATGGAATTAGTAAAACAAGAATATGAAAAAGGTAATATTTATGCTTATGGTTTTTATGGATTAATAATAAAAAATACTAATCTAAAAAGAAGGAGAAAAAATTTGCAAATTAGGAATTGA
- a CDS encoding antibiotic resistance protein VanZ, whose protein sequence is MSKIIVRDKFKFRLFPKTIWIDNEKKKLKPNSEIIFETNEDYVILSEKKSKKRKLGLDLENKEEVVVEIKYNFFILSMIFLVPVLFVIIILIFNLDEIDAKQLGTVVGILIHIMFLKIEKFEIVSK, encoded by the coding sequence ATGTCAAAAATAATTGTACGTGATAAATTTAAGTTTAGGTTATTTCCAAAAACTATTTGGATAGACAATGAAAAGAAGAAATTAAAGCCAAATTCAGAAATAATTTTTGAAACTAATGAAGATTATGTGATACTTTCAGAAAAAAAATCTAAAAAAAGAAAATTAGGATTGGATTTGGAAAATAAGGAAGAAGTTGTAGTAGAAATTAAATATAATTTTTTCATTTTATCTATGATATTTTTAGTTCCAGTACTTTTTGTAATAATAATTTTAATTTTTAATTTAGATGAAATAGATGCTAAGCAGTTAGGTACAGTTGTTGGAATTCTTATTCATATTATGTTTCTAAAAATAGAAAAATTTGAAATTGTCAGTAAGTAA
- the purN gene encoding phosphoribosylglycinamide formyltransferase, producing the protein MSNKNKKRIAVLVSGGGSNLQSIIDNIEQGNLNCEISYVIADRECYGLKRAEKHGIKNVLLDRKVLKEKLSDEISNVLENDDEKTDYIVLAGYLSILSPEFIKRWSRKIINIHPSLLPKFGGKGMYGMNVHRAVIEAKETESGCTIHFVDTGVDTGEIILQIKVPVLSDDTPEVLQKRVLKKEHVLLIEGIKKLLEK; encoded by the coding sequence ATGTCTAATAAAAATAAAAAAAGAATAGCAGTTTTAGTTTCTGGCGGAGGGTCGAACTTACAGTCAATTATTGATAACATTGAGCAAGGAAACTTGAATTGTGAAATTTCTTATGTAATTGCAGATAGAGAGTGCTATGGACTTAAAAGAGCAGAAAAACATGGCATAAAAAATGTTTTGCTTGACAGAAAAGTATTAAAAGAAAAATTGTCTGATGAAATTAGCAATGTTCTTGAAAATGATGACGAAAAAACAGATTATATCGTATTAGCAGGATATTTGTCGATCTTATCGCCAGAATTTATAAAAAGATGGTCAAGAAAAATTATAAATATCCATCCGTCATTGCTTCCAAAATTTGGTGGAAAGGGAATGTATGGAATGAATGTCCATAGAGCAGTTATCGAAGCAAAGGAAACTGAAAGTGGTTGCACAATTCATTTTGTTGACACAGGAGTCGACACTGGGGAAATTATTTTGCAGATAAAAGTGCCTGTTCTTAGTGATGATACGCCTGAAGTTTTGCAAAAGAGGGTGCTTAAGAAGGAACATGTTTTACTGATTGAAGGAATTAAAAAGTTGCTTGAAAAATAG
- the purM gene encoding phosphoribosylformylglycinamidine cyclo-ligase produces MSISYKDSGVDKEEGYRSVAKIKERVKATYNKNVMNELGSFGALYKLGEYKKPILVSGTDGVGTKLKVAFETNKYDTVGIDCVAMCVNDILCHGAQPLFFLDYLACGKLDSNVSSEIIKGVVEGCLQGDSALVGGETAEMPGFYADGEYDIAGFAVGVVEEKKMVNGSKVQEGDIIVAIPSSGAHSNGFSLLRKLFTDFNEEFNGKTIGEHLLTPTKIYVKPIQKVMEKVQVNGMAHITGGGLIENVPRTIPEGLCANIEKAKVKVHPLFKHETFSRVPEEEMWGTFNMGVGFVVIVNKNDVKTVIDILAENGEEAYELGTIVKGDEKINLY; encoded by the coding sequence ATGTCAATTTCTTATAAAGATTCAGGAGTAGATAAAGAAGAAGGATACAGAAGTGTTGCAAAAATAAAAGAAAGAGTAAAAGCAACTTACAACAAAAATGTTATGAACGAATTGGGAAGTTTTGGAGCTTTATACAAATTAGGAGAATATAAAAAACCAATTTTAGTGTCTGGAACTGACGGAGTTGGGACAAAATTAAAAGTTGCATTTGAAACGAATAAATATGACACAGTTGGAATTGACTGTGTTGCGATGTGTGTAAATGATATTTTGTGTCACGGAGCACAACCATTATTTTTCTTAGATTACCTAGCTTGTGGAAAATTGGACTCAAATGTTTCCTCTGAAATAATTAAAGGTGTTGTAGAAGGTTGTCTTCAAGGAGATTCGGCTTTAGTAGGTGGAGAAACTGCTGAAATGCCAGGATTTTATGCGGATGGAGAATATGATATTGCAGGATTTGCAGTTGGTGTAGTTGAAGAAAAAAAAATGGTCAATGGAAGTAAAGTTCAAGAAGGAGATATAATCGTTGCAATTCCTTCAAGTGGAGCTCACAGTAATGGATTCTCATTGTTAAGAAAATTATTTACTGATTTTAACGAAGAATTCAATGGAAAAACAATTGGAGAACATTTATTGACACCAACAAAAATTTATGTAAAACCAATTCAAAAGGTTATGGAAAAAGTACAAGTGAACGGAATGGCTCACATAACTGGTGGAGGACTTATTGAAAACGTTCCAAGAACTATACCAGAAGGACTTTGTGCAAACATCGAAAAAGCGAAAGTAAAAGTTCATCCGTTGTTTAAACACGAAACATTCTCAAGAGTTCCAGAAGAAGAAATGTGGGGAACATTCAACATGGGAGTTGGATTTGTTGTTATCGTAAATAAAAATGATGTGAAGACAGTTATTGATATTTTAGCTGAAAATGGAGAAGAAGCCTATGAATTAGGAACTATTGTTAAAGGTGACGAAAAAATTAATTTGTATTAA
- a CDS encoding YciI family protein, whose protein sequence is MYIVSLNYIKAVGEVEKYLEEHIKFLEKYYGMGKFICSGRKNPRTGGVILLNAENLEKVKKIISEDPFNINKIAEYEITEFFPTKYAEDFANFVK, encoded by the coding sequence ATGTATATAGTGAGTTTAAATTATATAAAAGCAGTAGGTGAAGTTGAAAAATATTTGGAAGAACATATAAAATTTTTGGAAAAATATTATGGAATGGGCAAATTTATTTGTTCAGGAAGAAAAAATCCTAGAACAGGTGGTGTAATTTTGCTAAATGCAGAAAATTTGGAAAAAGTTAAGAAAATAATTTCAGAAGATCCATTTAATATAAATAAAATTGCAGAATATGAAATTACAGAATTTTTCCCTACAAAATATGCAGAAGATTTTGCAAATTTTGTAAAATAA
- the purF gene encoding amidophosphoribosyltransferase, translating to MIKSLNEECGVFGVFGHPNAARLTYYGLHSLQHRGQEAAGIVVSDGVRVNGHRGPGLVSEVFNDDRIFNRLEGNSAIGHVRYATSGSSNGRNIQPFLFQFFDGSIALAHNGNLINAKTLKKELEKQGAIFHSTSDTEVLVHLIRRSKEKDFLSQLKDALRQVKGGFSFLVQTQTELYGAVDPFEFRPLILGKAKNGAYILASETCALEIVGAEFVRNIRSGEVVVIDKDGYRIEKYTDNTSTAIAAMEYVYFARPDSDISGVNVHSARKRCGRRLAQEAPVENADIIIGVPNSSLSAASGYAEESGKPYEMGLIKNQYVARTFIQPTQELREQGVRMKLSAVKGVVKDKVVVMIDDSIVRGTTSSRIVQLLKEAGAKEVHVRIASPEFKFPIFYGIDASNSSELISANKTVEEVREYIGADSLAFLSIDGLIDSIGLNFDAPYTGLCMECFNGDYPAGLGDYEKEFYASLTPIQKEALKELKK from the coding sequence ATGATTAAGAGTTTGAATGAGGAATGCGGAGTATTTGGAGTTTTTGGACATCCTAATGCCGCAAGACTTACTTATTATGGACTTCACAGTTTACAGCACAGAGGACAGGAAGCAGCAGGAATTGTGGTAAGTGATGGAGTTCGTGTAAATGGTCATCGTGGGCCTGGACTTGTGTCAGAAGTGTTTAATGATGATAGGATATTTAATAGATTGGAAGGAAACAGTGCTATTGGGCATGTCAGATATGCGACTTCTGGAAGTAGCAATGGTCGTAATATTCAGCCGTTCTTGTTTCAATTTTTTGATGGAAGCATCGCTTTGGCACACAATGGAAATTTGATTAATGCGAAAACGTTAAAAAAAGAATTGGAAAAACAAGGCGCTATTTTTCATTCAACATCGGATACAGAAGTGTTGGTTCATTTGATTAGAAGAAGTAAAGAAAAAGATTTTTTGAGTCAATTGAAAGATGCGTTAAGACAGGTAAAAGGTGGATTTTCTTTCTTAGTTCAAACTCAAACAGAATTGTACGGTGCAGTTGACCCTTTTGAATTTCGTCCTTTAATTTTGGGAAAAGCAAAAAATGGAGCGTATATTTTGGCAAGTGAAACTTGTGCGTTGGAAATTGTTGGAGCGGAATTTGTCAGAAATATTAGATCTGGAGAAGTTGTAGTCATTGATAAAGATGGATACAGAATTGAAAAATATACTGACAATACTTCGACTGCGATTGCGGCGATGGAATATGTGTATTTTGCAAGACCTGATTCGGATATTTCAGGAGTAAATGTACATTCGGCTCGTAAAAGATGTGGAAGAAGATTGGCACAGGAAGCACCTGTAGAAAATGCGGATATTATAATCGGAGTTCCAAATTCGTCATTGTCGGCAGCAAGTGGTTATGCAGAAGAAAGCGGAAAACCTTATGAAATGGGATTAATCAAAAACCAGTATGTAGCAAGAACATTTATTCAGCCAACTCAGGAACTGAGAGAACAAGGTGTCAGAATGAAACTTTCTGCTGTAAAAGGTGTTGTAAAAGATAAAGTTGTCGTTATGATTGATGATTCAATAGTTCGTGGAACAACTTCAAGCCGTATCGTTCAGTTATTGAAGGAAGCTGGTGCAAAAGAAGTTCATGTAAGAATTGCCTCGCCAGAATTTAAGTTTCCTATTTTTTACGGAATTGATGCATCGAATTCATCGGAATTAATTTCAGCAAATAAAACTGTTGAAGAAGTAAGAGAGTACATTGGTGCAGATTCGTTGGCTTTCTTGAGTATTGATGGATTAATTGATTCGATTGGACTTAATTTTGACGCACCATATACAGGACTTTGTATGGAATGTTTTAATGGCGATTATCCAGCAGGATTGGGAGATTATGAAAAAGAATTTTACGCTTCGTTGACACCAATTCAAAAAGAGGCTTTGAAAGAATTGAAGAAATAA
- the purC gene encoding phosphoribosylaminoimidazolesuccinocarboxamide synthase, which translates to MEKREKIYEGKAKSVFATDKADEIIMYFKDDATAFNGVKKDQLEDKGILNNKISTLLYGYLIKHGVKTHWIKTLNEREQLCKKVEIFPLEVIIRNRATGSFVKRYAAQEGKIFKRPTFELSYKNDDLGDPLLNDDHALALELVNEEELAKIKEQTFLINDLLSKLFDKMNLILVDYKVEFGKDKDGNILLADEISPDSMRLWDKDTLKKLDKDRFRQDLGDVMGAYREVLRRLEEVLK; encoded by the coding sequence ATGGAAAAAAGAGAAAAAATTTACGAAGGAAAAGCAAAATCAGTTTTTGCAACAGACAAAGCGGATGAAATAATTATGTATTTTAAAGATGATGCAACTGCATTTAATGGGGTTAAAAAAGATCAATTGGAAGATAAAGGGATTTTGAATAATAAAATTTCTACATTACTTTATGGATATTTGATTAAACATGGTGTAAAAACTCACTGGATTAAAACTTTGAATGAAAGGGAACAACTTTGTAAAAAAGTGGAAATCTTTCCTTTAGAAGTAATTATAAGAAATAGAGCAACTGGAAGTTTTGTAAAAAGATATGCGGCTCAAGAAGGAAAAATCTTTAAAAGACCTACTTTTGAATTATCTTACAAAAATGATGATTTGGGAGATCCGTTGCTAAATGATGATCATGCTTTGGCATTGGAATTGGTTAATGAAGAAGAACTAGCTAAAATTAAAGAACAAACTTTTTTGATTAATGATTTATTGTCTAAATTGTTTGATAAAATGAATTTAATCTTGGTAGATTATAAAGTTGAGTTTGGAAAAGATAAAGATGGAAATATTTTACTTGCGGATGAAATTAGTCCAGATTCAATGAGACTTTGGGACAAAGATACACTTAAAAAATTGGATAAAGATAGATTTAGACAAGACTTGGGAGATGTAATGGGAGCATACCGTGAAGTGCTACGTCGTTTAGAAGAAGTTTTAAAATAA
- the purE gene encoding 5-(carboxyamino)imidazole ribonucleotide mutase, with protein sequence MKVAIFFGSQSDTDKMRGAANCLREFGIEFEAYVLSAHRVPEKLEEVLADVEKRGAEVIIAGAGLAAHLPGVIASKTILPVVGVPLNGALEGLDALYSIVQMPKSIPVATVGINNSYNSGMLAVQILAVKYPEIREKLINFRKEMKAKFIADNEKKVEL encoded by the coding sequence ATGAAAGTAGCAATATTTTTTGGAAGTCAGTCAGATACTGATAAAATGAGAGGGGCTGCAAATTGCTTAAGAGAATTTGGGATTGAATTTGAGGCTTATGTATTGTCGGCTCACAGAGTTCCTGAAAAATTGGAGGAAGTTTTGGCTGATGTTGAAAAAAGAGGTGCAGAAGTGATTATTGCTGGAGCTGGACTTGCGGCACATTTACCTGGAGTTATTGCTTCAAAAACAATACTGCCTGTAGTTGGAGTGCCTTTAAATGGTGCACTTGAAGGACTAGATGCGCTTTATTCGATTGTTCAAATGCCAAAATCTATTCCAGTGGCAACTGTTGGAATTAATAATTCATACAATTCAGGAATGCTAGCTGTGCAAATTCTTGCGGTAAAATATCCTGAAATTAGAGAAAAATTGATTAATTTTAGAAAAGAGATGAAAGCTAAATTTATTGCTGACAATGAGAAAAAAGTTGAATTATAG